The sequence below is a genomic window from Chondrinema litorale.
CTTACTTGTTAAAGATGAAAAACTTTACAACGATTTAGATCAAACGGTGAATGACTTAGATAAACTATTTGTTGACCTGCGAGAAAATCCAAAACGTTACGTACATTTTTCATTATTTGGTAAAAAAGACAAGTCTGCTAAGAAAGAAAAAGACAACGACGATACTGAATAAACTTCAAGTTTTTGAGGCAGAAAGATACTGTTTGTTTATCTTTCGGGTGTTGAATTTACATTAAAAAACCAATATTAAGATGATTACTGATAGCGAATTAGTGGTATTAATGGAAGATCAGGAAGTACTGAAAGCAGTACTAAAACTGAAAACAGATTTCCTAACTTCTGAAATGGACTTTATTCACATAGGAGATGACGATTTCGTTTCGCTGGTATTGTTGACGCCATCTATCGGTATTGCTCTTTCTAATAACTCTATCAGTTTATACGAAGAGTTAATGCTTAACAGAAAAGCTAGAAAACTCTCAAGAGGAAGCTATTTTCTTAAAATTGATCCAATTTCTCCAGCAGTTAATTACCTTATTTCGAACTTCGAAGTTTGGGAAGATCGCTTTTACGATTTAATTAAGTTAATGCTGCACACCACATTAAAAGACAGCCCAGTTATTTCTCAAGCATTTTTTAATAAAGACGCTAGAACAGGTAAATTAGGAAGAGACATTTTAAATGCACCTTATATATTTGTGAAGTTTTTAGGGTTCCTTTTTGTTGAAGATGTTGAAGATCTTTTAAACAAAAGAGGTATTGAACAAGCTGAATTAAAAAAGGTAAAATATATTGGAGAAAAACTAGGGATTGCAGAGGCTCCTGTATTTCAGGATTTTGTAGAAAGCTTCGAGTTAAGAGAATTAAAAAGAAGATAACTTCTTTGATAAAAATACACTTACACATCATTCAGGGTAAAAATTATTTTACCCTGTTATCACCTTATCCTTTATCTTCATTACCAAGTTTAATTTAAGCTTTAAATAATTACTAATTTGAATAAAGTTTATTTGTTACTAGGTGCAAACCTTGGTAATAGAAGTGCTACTTTAAGAAAAGCAGCCTCATATGTTACTGAAAATATTGGAGAGATTTTACAAGAATCTGCGATTTACGAAACAGAAGCTTGGGGAGTAAGAGACCAACCAGATTTTCTCAATCAAGTATTACTGGTTAATACCGAACTTTCTGCTTTAGAAGTGTTGGATTGTACTCAAGCTATTGAATACAAACTTGGGCGACAAAGAAAAGAACGTTGGCATGCACGCACCATCGATATAGATATATTATTCTTTAATGAAGAAATAATAGAACATCCACGACTTACAGTACCACATCCAGCTATTTCTGAAAGGAAATTTACCTTAGACCCTTTAGCAGAATTAAGCCCAAAATTTATGCATCCATTGCTCTATAAAAGCATTCAGCAATTGCTCTATACTTGCAAAGATCCACTAGAGGTAAGAAAATACAGTGGTGAAGAGCGACATTCAGCTTAATTTTGTTGTGGATAACTACTTAAATTCATTCTTTTGTCTATTCTTTTTATTTGAAAGTGTAAGCAAAGTATTGAATTAAGAAGTATGGGAAGAAAAAAGAAGTTGAAAGCAATTGAAAATGTACACATTAGTGACATTGCTGCTGAAGGTAAATCTGTTGCTAAAGTTGATAACATGGTCATTTTTGTTCAAAAAGTGGTACCAGGTGATGTGGTAGATATACAGGTTATTAAAAAAAGAAGAAATTACCTAGAAGCGATTCCAACAAAATTCCACAAGTATAGCGAAGACCGACAAGAACCAATTTGTAGTCACTTTGGCCCATGTGGTGGTTGCAAATGGCAAAACCTAAAATATGAAAAACAACTTGTTTACAAACAAAAGCAAGTGGTTGATGCCTTTGAAAGAATTGGCAAAATAGAGATCCCAGAATTAATCCCAATTTTGGCTTCTCCTAAAACAGAATACTATAGAAATAAGATGGGCTTCACCTTTTCTAATAACCGCTGGTTAACTACCGAAGAAATTGCTGCAGAAGACGAAAGTACTGTTCTAGACAAAAGAGGTTTAGGTTTCCATTTACCTGGCCGATGGGATAAAATTCTAGATATTGAAAAGTGCTACTTACAACGCGACCCTTCTAACAGAATTAGAGAAGCCATAAAAGATTATGGCATGATGCATAACCTACCTTTTTTCGATTTAAGAGATCAAGAAGGTTTTTTAAGGTTGATGACGACAAGAATTGCCAACACAAACGATATCATGTTAATTATCCAGTTTTACGAAAACAGGGAAAAAGAAATAAAAGACATGATGGAGTATTTAAAAGCAGAATTCCCTGAAATTACCTCACTCAATTATGTAATTAACCCTAAAGGGAATGATACCATCTACGATCTGGACGTGATCAATTACTCAGGTCACCCTTATATAGTTGAAGAGATGGAAGGACTTTCATTTAGAGTCGGCCCTAAATCGTTCTTCCAAACTAATTCTACACAAGCGTATAACCTTTATTGTATTGCGCGGGATTTTGCAGATGCTTCTAAAGACGATGTGCTTTACGATTTATACACTGGAACTGGAACCATTGCACTCTTTATGGCAAGGTCAGTTAAAGAGGTAATTGGTATCGAATCGGTAGCTGGTGCAATTGAAGATGCACACATAAATGCAAAGTTAAATGACATCCAGAATGCTAAATTCTATGTGGGTGACATGAAAAACCTATTTAACGATAAGTTTCTGGCTAGTCAATCGAAACCAGATGTGATTATTACCGATCCACCAAGAGCCGGTATGCATGAAGATGTATGCAAAATGCTCTTAAAAATTCAATGTCCAAAAATTGTTTATGTAAGCTGTAATCCGGCAACTCAGGCAAGAGATATTGCTATATTAAGCAGTAAATACAAACTTGAGAAAATACAACCGGTAGACATGTTTCCACATACTACTCATGTAGAAAATGTGGCTTTGCTTACTCTTAAATAGATTTATAAAGAAATATCTGTCAACTCGGAAATGGCCTTGACCCAACCCTCAGGGCCAATTCCTTCTACTTTTACAAGATTAGGTGCTTCAATATCATCCCACCAATTACCTGGTTTTTGCACCAAGAAAGGCTTTTCTACAGCAGCTAATAAAGGCTTGTCGTTTGCACTATCTCCCAAACCAACTGAAACAGCTCCTGCATTCATTTTACTAAAAAGCGCATGGAGCACTTTTACTGCTTTGCCTTTGTCACTTTTATTAGAAATCACAGTATGAAACTTCCCTCCTGCTGTACAAGCCAAACCTTCTTGCTCTAAAAGCTCAGTCATTGCTTTAAAACTCTCAGAAGTTTTGTCTCCTTTTATAAGCGTTTCACTGTAGTCTCTTGTAGATGCTCTTTTGCTAGCTTCTTCAGGTAACTTTAAGATTTGAGCAATTTCATCAAGTTCCAGATCATTGTAACCAAAAACTTCTGCCTCACTTTTAGTTCGGGCATCAGCTATTGTGCTAAGAATCTGTGCTCTTGGAACTCCCAGCTCGATCACATAATAATTGTCTATTACACTCTGATAGACAAATTCGAATGGGAAATAATCTTTTGGAATAAAAACAGCACTGCCATTTTCAGTAATAAATGGAGACTTTACTCCAATTTGTTCTCTATAGTAGGCCTGTTCAACTCTTGTTTTAGAAGAACAAAATACAACTGGAATCCCATTGGATTCCAGTTTTCTCACTAAAGGAGCTGTAATTTCGTAAGAGTAATTTTCAAAGTCTATCAGCGTACCATCAAGATCAGTATAGATCACCATCTTTTCCATCACTAAGAAATTATCTTTTTACTTTACTTCCAGTTGCCCGTCGTTAGGTAATTCTTTTATCTTAGCAGCCTTTGTTTCTCTCAAAACCTTCTTATCTTTTTTTTCAGGGGTATAGTCTGTAAGATCTTTGGTAAAGAGTTCTGCATAAGATTCGTTCTGTAACTCTTCTTTAAATTTTTTAAAATCGGCAGAATGTAACGCCGGGTAATAAGAGAGCGAACGACTAATATCTTCATCAACCGGAAGTAAACTTCTGTTGTGTACGTCTTCCAGTATGTTTGCTTTTAACAGCGGCGGACAAATTGGAGATTGGTAAATAACTTCCATCGCAGCAAGACTCATGTCTTTTACGTGTTGGTCACCTTTTACTTCATGTAAGTGTGGATTTCTTGATTCTATTTGATAGAACTCAACTCCTGCCTTCATTACATCATCTGGTGGAGGGGCAATAATACCACCGTATTTCTCCAATACATTTACATAGTGATATGGTTCGATTGAATAGCCAGAAGAATAATCGAGTTTCATAGCCATTTCCATCGTAAGAGCATGCTCACCTGCATTTCCTGTTTTAATAATCTCTGTACCGTAACCTGTGTAATAGCTAATCAACCTGTTTAGAATCCTGTTTGTATGCTCAGAAGCTCTACCTCTTTTAGCAAAGAACAAGTTAGATTCTACAATTTTAGGCTTACTATGCCAAGAGATACGCGCCATAGTATAAGGAGAGTTACTAAGGTGAAATGCTGCGCAATATTCCTGTACATATTCTTGAACTGCACCTGGGAAGTAATTATCTGAGTCGATAAAACCAATATATTTTTTACCACAAAGGTAAGCTAGCATGGTACTTAAAATCATACCTTCTGCTTTACCATTCTTCACTTCGCCTTTCTTGTTTAGCAAGTGCTTGTAACCTGATGCTTCAACAGCTCTGGTTAGTGCAACATCTTTTTGATGAACAATCAGGAATTTCTTGTTCATAAACCTGCCAATATGCTCAATCGCATCTTTTTCCAGCTTGAACCTGTCCATTGGTTCTCGAGGGCTGTTAGAAACAATAATAACTTGGCAATGATGAGGGATACCGCTTAAAACACCTTCTATCAGTTTAATTTTTTCATTTCGTACAGGCACTACAATTGCCATCTGCTCTTGTATTTCGTGCTGTACATCATAAGCAATTCTTCTGATAATAGGATTATTTTCTTCATCATTCTTTGCGTTTTTTAAGCCGCCATCTAACTCAAAAACTTTCTGAACACCGTGAATTTTGATGGGACCAAAACGCTCTATTTCTCTGGAAATTTCTATCTTCATAGTTGCATTTTAGAATTGAAAAGAAAAATAATGTGCTTTAAATTTAAATAAAATCCAATAGTTTCTCGGAAATATTCAATTAATTTTCAATATTTATTAAAAAATGAGAATTCAATGAACCGTAATAACAAAACAGCACAATATATAAAAACTATAACTACTTTAATTGTTTTTACTATAGGTACTTTAAGCGCTTTGGCACAAGATTCTTTATTTATTTGGAAAGATGGTGTACCCAATTCTAAAGAAAATAACCTTGAAGAAACCTTTATGTGGTCAGATGTTCCAAGGATAAAAAATGTTACCAATCCTACCTTAAATATTTACCTACCACCTAAAGAAAAAGCCAACGGAACTGCTGTTATTATTTGTCCAGGTGGTGGTTATGCAATATTGGCTGTAAAACACGAAGGCTACGATTTAGCAGAGTGGTTTAACTCTATGGGTATTGCTGCTTTTGTTCTCAAATACCGCTTACCAAACGACGAAAGCATGGTTGACAAAAAAATTGGCCCATTACAAGATGCTCAACAAGCTATTAGACTTGTAAGAGAAAATGCTGCTCAATGGAATGTGAATCCAGAAAAAATAGGCATTATGGGATTCTCTGCTGGAGGCCATTTGGCAAGTACTGCCGGAACTCATTTTGAAAAGCCAGTAACGCCAGCAAATAGCACCAGTGTTAGACCAGATTTTAACCTTCTTATATACCCTGTTATATCTTTTAAAGAATCTTTTACCCATATGGGAAGCAGAAATAATCTAATTGGTAAAAATGCTTCTTATGATTTGGTAGAAGAATATTCGAATGAAATGCATATAACAGAAAATACGCCTCCAACATTTTTGGTGCATTCATCAGACGATAATGCTGTACCAGTAGAAAACAGTATAAGGTTCTATCAAGAATTAGTTAAAAACAAAGTACCGGCTGAAATGCACATATTTGAAACTGGTGGGCATGGTTACGGAATGGGACGCAACGAATTAACAAAAGCTTGGCCAGAACGCCTCAAAACATGGTTACATCACCATAAATTGATCGACTAAACTTTTGATTAATTGAAATTATAAGCTAATTTGCTTGCAATTTATATCTAACATATTATTGAATCCGCATAGTTACACTCACAGAACACCTTATTTTAAATAGCATAACATCAACTGTTTAAACTGAACAAAAATACTATCAGATTAAAATTCGCTAATTACCATTTTTTTATTTAATGAAAAATAAATTGCCAACTTATGCCGATTTATTGAGTGAAATTTCTGTACTAAGGGCCGAAGTAAAAAAATTAAAATATCAATCAGCTGAAAAACAGGGCAACATCGAAAGTGAGTATTCAGAAATTGATGTTAATCATTTATATGAACAGCTAGCTTCTGCGCATTTCAGAAAAGAGGATATAGATGTGTTAATACAATCAGACAGTATTAAACACTTCAATACATCTTTTATCAAAGAATACCTCGGGCTTGGAGATACGAATGAATATATTTCTATTCACAACCTCCAATCAAACTACTTGTTTATAAGTGATAGTTTTAAGAGAATTTCAGGCTACAATGCAGACGAATTTGAAGGCAATACCATTTGCATTCAAATGCATCCTCAAGACTCAGACAAATTCAAAAACAATATCTTATTACAAAATAGGGAGGGCAAATCTACCTATACTCGCTGGCGTTTAAAACACAAAAATGGCTACTATATCTGGCTAGAGACCCACACTTATATCGTTTTTGATAAAGAAACTCCCACTTACCTATTTTGCATTAACAGAGAAATCTCTGAGAAAGTAATGGTAGAAGAAAAGCTGGAGAAAACCAGAAAAATGTATAATAGCATTTTTCAAAGTTCACCAGATGCTTTGTTTTTACTAGATGTAAATACATTCGAAATCTACGACTGCAACAAACGAGGCCTCAAACTATTTAAATATAATTCGAGAAACCAGATTTACGGTAAGCATTTCTCCGAACTACAAAATAAAACACTTACTTATTCAGAAATACATAAAATAAATGCATTAATAAACTCCAATAAAACATGGACGAGTGAGGTGCAATGTGTTGACAGCAATGGAGATACTTTTTATGGGATGATGGGTATGCGAAAAGGCGAGAATGATGGCGCCAACTTTATTTTGCTAAGAGTAACCGATCTTACCACAATTAAAAACTCAGAAAAGGTAATAAACGAACAAGAACAACTAATTCTATCGATTAGTCAGAATGTAAATGAAGGTATTTATAGAAGTACACCAAATGGAAAAATAATTTATGCAAACTTGGCTTTTGCTAAAATGTTTGGTTACGACAGTGTAGAAGAGGTAATGAAAGTAAGTGCCATAGATTTATACGCTTCATCGGTACAGAGAAAAGAGATTGCCTATAAAATTAGATTTAATGGCTTTGTAGATAATGAAGAAGCTTTGTTTGTGAATAATCGTGGTTATCATTTCTGGGGAGTAATTAACTGTAATTTATCTAAAGGCAAACACGGCGAAGTTTATTTTGATGGTGGAATTAGAGATGTTACAGAAAATAGGAATTACAAAAACAGGCTGGAAAAGCAAAACCAAGAGCTGATAGAAGTTAATAATGCTTTAGACAGATTTGTGTATAGTGCATCACACGATTTGAGAGCGCCAATCGCTTCGGCTCTAGGTTTGATAGATATTACTTTGAGAGAAGACAATCTCGACCTAATTAAAGAATACTTACTACTTCAAGAAAAAAGCCTTAGAAAACTAGATACTTTTATAGGAGACATTATAGATTTCTCAAGAAATGCAAGAATAGATATAGAGCAAGAAGAGATTAGTTTTGAACAACTTGTGAAAAATACATTTGAGGTGTATGACTATATGGAAAATGCTTCACTTCTTAAGAAAGAAGTAATAATTAATTGTAAGCAACCCTTCTATTCTGATAAAAGTAGAGTAAGCATCATCTTAAATAATTTGCTTTCAAATGCGATAAAGTATTCAAATCCATATCAGGAAAATCCATTTATAAAAGTTGAGGTAACTTGCTCACAGGAAATTTGCGAAGTTAAAGTCTCCGACAATGGTTTAGGTATTCCCGAGCTACATATAGAGAATATCTTTAATATGTTTTACAGGGCACATCCTGATAAAAAGGGCTCTGGTTTAGGATTGTTTATAGTAAAAGAAACTATAGAGAAATTAAAAGGTAAAATTACAGTAGATTCTGTAGAAGGCTCAGGGACTTGCTTTACTCTTAGACTGCCTAACATGCAGCCTAAAACAAATTAAAAACAGCTTCACTGCAAAAAGGCTTCTTCTTACTGCAAAAATGTTTCAGAACTAAAGATTTTAAGATAATTTGTTTTTAGCAACAAGTTATTTCCATTTTCTTTAGAAAACTGCACTATGTTCTGGAACAACTTCAAAATCACTTTAAGAAGCTTTTTAAAGCAAAAGAAATTTACTCTTATTATTCTAACTGGCCTAACTTTAGGTTTATCTGCTTGCCTTTTTATTACTGTTTATGTAATCCACGAAAAAAGCTACGACCACTTTTGGCCAAAAGCAAACCAGCTTGTTAGAGTTCCAATGACATGGCATTTTGGAGAAACTAGTATGCCCTCTGGCAGTGCTACTTCAGAAGCTGGAGTAATGCTAAAGGAGGAACTTCCCGAAGTGCTAAATTTTACCAGAATAAGACCCGGCTATGGTATAGTTTTAAAGAAAGATGATAAACTATTTGAAGAGAAAGAGTTTGTATATGCAGATACAGCTATTATCTCGATGTTTGACTTGCATCTAGTTAAAGGAAACCCTGAAACAGCATTAAAAGAGCCAAATTCGTTAGTGTTAACAGTAAGCTTAGCTGAAAAATACTTTGGCGCTAATTGGAACGAAACGAATGTAATCGGAACATCTCTGTTAGTTAATAACCAAACAAATTATTTAATTACTGGAATTGTAGAAGACCTACCAGATAATACCCATATTCAATTTAGCTGCATAGGCTCATTTGCTTCATTAAACGATTATGAGAATCCAAACTGGGATAATTCCGAATTTGCCACCTATGCACTGCTAACTCCTGAGGCTGCTGTAAATCCTACAGCCACTATTGATAAATTCACGGATCTAATCACTAAAAAATTTGGGGCAGAATCTGTGAGTATGGTGCAATTACATATGGAACCGATTACAGATGTTTATTTATATTCTGAGTTTCACAATGCATTGGGCAAAAAAAGTGACATAAGATACCTCTACATTTTTTCGGCTATTGGTTTACTCATTTTAATAATGGCGTGTATCAATTATGTAAACATGACTACAGCCCTATCTCTAAGCAGAGCCAAAGAAGTAGGTATTAAAAAAGTTGCTGGTGCACAAAGAGACCAACTTTTCTGGCAATTTATGATAGAATCAGGCACTTTAATATTCAGCGCCTTTTTTCTAGCCATTCTATTGTTATTTCTACTAAAAGACTGGTTTAAAGATATTGCTTCGGTCAATATCTCTACTAATTTGCTCATACAACCAGAAATCTTACTGCCTTTTGTAGGTTTATCCTTATTTATGACCTTTTTATCGGGAATATACCCTGCAATTGTACTTTCTGGTTTTAGACCGATTATAGTCTTAAAAGGTAGGTTTAGTTATTCAAATCAAGGTAAGTTCCTTAGAAAAACCTTAGTAATTGTTCAATTCTCAATTTCTATGTTTTTACTAGCATTTACTTTTGTGATTTTTCGCCAGATGCAACTAATTCAAGATCAAAATCTGGGCTATGAAAAAGAACATACAATCATACTCCCCACTGATAAAGCGATTCAAGATAAAAAAGATGTAATCCGTAACGATTTATTAAAAATATCGGGAGTAAAAAATGTCACATTCGCTTCTAGACCTCCAATTAATATTACATCGACAACGACTGTAAAAGCTGTTGGTGATGAAAATGAAAGGCAATTGATTTCTTATCTGATAAGCGATGAAAACTATATCGAAACATTTGACTTACAAGTGCTAACAGGAAAGGATTTTCAAGAAATTACCTATCCAGACTCCGCTTTAGTTTTTATGGTGAATGAAGCTGCCATGAAATTTTTTGGCTGGTCACCAGAAAACGTTATTGGACAAGAGTTACAAATATGGGGAAGATTTAAAGGAGAAATAATTGGTGTGGTAAAAGATTTTAACTTTCAATCTTTAAAGCAAAATATTGAACCATTGGTAATGGTGAGCTCAAAGAAACAAATCAACTTTGGCTATAACTTAATGGTGAAACTAAATAAAGAAGCCAACACCCCAACTAATTTAACCCAAATCCAACAAACCTGGAATAAACATGCTGCTCACTATCCTTTTGACTATCATTTTATGGATGAAGCATTCGACAGATTGTATAAATCGGAGCAGTACTTAAGTGAATTGTTTGTTGCATTTAGCATTATCGCTGTAATTATCGCCTTTTTAGGATTAACAGGTTTGGCTGCTTTTAACACGCGCCAACGATATAAAGAAATTAGTATTAGAAAAGTTTTAGGTGCGAATATTTCAGGTATTTTGGTATTGCTTTCGAAAGATTACTTATGGCTATTACTAACATCTTTTGCCTTTGCGCTACCTGTTAGCCACTATTTCGTAACCGAATGGCTCGATAATTTTGCTTATAAAATTGATGCGACTTGGTGGGTTTACGCATTGCCAGCCTTTACTGTAATTATTACAGCAATACTGGCAATCATTTTCCAATCATTAAAAGCAGTGAATGCAAACCCAGCTCAGGTATTAAAAAATGAGTGATTCCTCAAGAAATCACTCATTTTGTTTCTAAATCCATATAATCACAAACGATTGGATAATTGTTGTATTTATAAACACTCCCTTTATACACAAAACACCTTATGTCGAAATAGACTCAATTAAAATGCACCTATTTCAGCTTTCCAACCTTTTAACATATCTCTGTTTTTCATTTGAATTTGGGAATTGATGGCCGTTCTGGAACCACTGTTATTAAAATCACCTGATTCCAAGTAATATAAAGCTTCTTTTAAGCAAGCTTCTTCAGTGTTTCCGAAATCTACTGAGAGGTCATCTGGTGTTTGAGAATCGACAGGAATGCCACTAAAATAATCTCCTACTCCATTGGCATTAACCACTCTAAAGCTGATTGGAGAAATTATATAACCTTCATACCTAAAACCATAAGACCCAACTGGCTTACCATAACTAGTAGTACCTACTGTTTTTACTTCGATATAAGGCTTTAAGCAGTTAACAACCGCCTCTGAAGCCGATGCGCTTGAACTAGTTGTAATAATCACTACTCTATTTAATCCTAGTTGTACCGGCTCACTTTCAAAGAAAAAACTTGAATTATTGGCAGTTCTGTCTGTATTGTGTTCTAGTTCTACAAACAGGTCTCCGTTATTATCTGCAGAGGTAATCATTCCTGAAAGCATGGTAGCCAGATTTAATAATCCACCACCGTTATATCTCATGTCTAGTACTAATTCATCAATATTATTTTCTGCAAAGTCTGCAAATGCATTTGCTAGATCAGTCTCTGCTCTCTCAATAAAATTATTAAAAACGAGATAACCGATTTTCTTACCATTTTGCTCAATAATGCTCTCATGTAAAACCGTAACGATATCTACCTGTGCTTTTCCGATTTGTTTAGTTACTTCTTCGCCTTCGGTATTTAAAAACTTAAACTCATTTACCACGCCTTCTACATCAGCTCCAAAAGCAGCATCTAAATCATTAATATCACTAACACTCTTACCATTTATTTCTAAAATATTAAAGCCTCTGGTTACTCCGCTAGAGTCTGCCGGAGAACCCGGATACACCAAACTTACTCTTAGCTTTCCTTCATCATCGTATCGCATACCAAAACCATGACCAGCATAAGTACCTTGCTTAAAATATTGATCGTAACTCGATTCATCTGTTACATAACTCCACTTATCCAAATCATCTTTAATCATAGCATCCATTAAATCTTGCATACTTTCGTAGGCTCTAACATCGATATCCGGGACTTCATCATTCCATAAATACCAATAATTCATAATGGCCACAAGTTGATTTCTCAAATCAAGTTCTTCATCTGTTAAATCTTGTAATATAGGGTCTTCTTTATCACATGAAAGCACTAAAACTGAGACTAGTAAAATGCAGATAAATCTGGCTTTTTTAAAAAAATTAACCATAACAGTATGCTAAAAAAATTGAGGTATATACGTGCTTTAAATTAAACCGAGAGAACTGTAATAAATTACCTGTTGCCTCTTTAATTATAAGAAATATTTCAGTAATTACTATATAGATATACCGGTTTCTCAGGGCCATCAACATAAAAAGATGCCCATTTTCTCATTAGGGTGTTAAATTAAATGCGTTATATTCACAGAATTTACAAGCTAATTAAAATTGACTGGCGCAAGAATTTTCCTATTGTAAAAAAGGAGAACAAACCTGAGTTTATCCAAGAAATTAGTTTCGAAAATATACATAGACTTAAATACATTAGCTTCTTCGCACTTTTTGTATTGTCTCTGTATACGATTGTAGACATAGCAGTACCAGATTTCCACGTGTATCTTCTATCTGATGTTATGATGCTAATTTTTATATCTTCGTCTACTACACTCTACCTTAAACACCCTGCTAAACAAATCTCAGATATAGACTGGAAACACATCTATCATTTTAAGGTTTTTGCATTATTTATACTAGGATGGAGTGGTTATGTCGCCTCATTTGAAATTGAAGAAAACGGTTACATATACTCTTATCTACTTTCAATATTTATCGTCTCAGTTATTTTTTATACTAAGAAGCTAGATCTGTTTATCCTTTTCTCTTTTGGCTTTTTGGTATTCACCATTGCAAATTTCTGGAATTACGGCTACCTCATTCCAAAAACGAAGGTAATGTATGTTGTATTAACCCATTTGTTTTGTTGGGTGCTGTCTAGATTACAATTTGCTGCCCGAACACATAACTTTATCGTAACCAAGCAATTAAGCAACACAAACACATTATTAAATAAAGAAATTACTTCTAGAATTCAGGCAGAAACTGACCTACTTACACTGGCTCATAATTTAGAAGAAAGAGTTGAAGAAAGAACAACAGAACTTTCTGAGATGAACTTTAAACTTGAACTAGAAATTGAACAGCATAAAACCACAACTGGAGAGCTTATAAAAAGTGAGAAAAAACTAAACAGGCAAAATGCTAAGCTTATACAGTTAAATGATGAGCTCGATATGTTTGTTTATAGAACTTCTCATGACATACGTGGGCCAATTAGTTCTGTTTTAGGCTTGTTATTACTACTAAGAAATGAATCGAATAAAGACTTATTTCACTTTCTTTTAGACAAGATAGAAGGAAGTATGAATAAGCTCGATGGTTTTATTAATGATATAAATGACTTCTCTGATAATTCCAGACTGAGAGTAAGAAAGGAGAAAATAAACTTTCAAGAAATTATTGAAAGTGTACTTAAGAAAATACAACCAATAGACTTGCAAAGTGGAGTTGAGGTAAACATTAT
It includes:
- the mpgS gene encoding mannosyl-3-phosphoglycerate synthase, which codes for MKIEISREIERFGPIKIHGVQKVFELDGGLKNAKNDEENNPIIRRIAYDVQHEIQEQMAIVVPVRNEKIKLIEGVLSGIPHHCQVIIVSNSPREPMDRFKLEKDAIEHIGRFMNKKFLIVHQKDVALTRAVEASGYKHLLNKKGEVKNGKAEGMILSTMLAYLCGKKYIGFIDSDNYFPGAVQEYVQEYCAAFHLSNSPYTMARISWHSKPKIVESNLFFAKRGRASEHTNRILNRLISYYTGYGTEIIKTGNAGEHALTMEMAMKLDYSSGYSIEPYHYVNVLEKYGGIIAPPPDDVMKAGVEFYQIESRNPHLHEVKGDQHVKDMSLAAMEVIYQSPICPPLLKANILEDVHNRSLLPVDEDISRSLSYYPALHSADFKKFKEELQNESYAELFTKDLTDYTPEKKDKKVLRETKAAKIKELPNDGQLEVK
- the mpgP gene encoding mannosyl-3-phosphoglycerate phosphatase → MEKMVIYTDLDGTLIDFENYSYEITAPLVRKLESNGIPVVFCSSKTRVEQAYYREQIGVKSPFITENGSAVFIPKDYFPFEFVYQSVIDNYYVIELGVPRAQILSTIADARTKSEAEVFGYNDLELDEIAQILKLPEEASKRASTRDYSETLIKGDKTSESFKAMTELLEQEGLACTAGGKFHTVISNKSDKGKAVKVLHALFSKMNAGAVSVGLGDSANDKPLLAAVEKPFLVQKPGNWWDDIEAPNLVKVEGIGPEGWVKAISELTDISL
- a CDS encoding alpha/beta hydrolase, giving the protein MNRNNKTAQYIKTITTLIVFTIGTLSALAQDSLFIWKDGVPNSKENNLEETFMWSDVPRIKNVTNPTLNIYLPPKEKANGTAVIICPGGGYAILAVKHEGYDLAEWFNSMGIAAFVLKYRLPNDESMVDKKIGPLQDAQQAIRLVRENAAQWNVNPEKIGIMGFSAGGHLASTAGTHFEKPVTPANSTSVRPDFNLLIYPVISFKESFTHMGSRNNLIGKNASYDLVEEYSNEMHITENTPPTFLVHSSDDNAVPVENSIRFYQELVKNKVPAEMHIFETGGHGYGMGRNELTKAWPERLKTWLHHHKLID
- the folK gene encoding 2-amino-4-hydroxy-6-hydroxymethyldihydropteridine diphosphokinase; this translates as MNKVYLLLGANLGNRSATLRKAASYVTENIGEILQESAIYETEAWGVRDQPDFLNQVLLVNTELSALEVLDCTQAIEYKLGRQRKERWHARTIDIDILFFNEEIIEHPRLTVPHPAISERKFTLDPLAELSPKFMHPLLYKSIQQLLYTCKDPLEVRKYSGEERHSA
- the rlmD gene encoding 23S rRNA (uracil(1939)-C(5))-methyltransferase RlmD, yielding MGRKKKLKAIENVHISDIAAEGKSVAKVDNMVIFVQKVVPGDVVDIQVIKKRRNYLEAIPTKFHKYSEDRQEPICSHFGPCGGCKWQNLKYEKQLVYKQKQVVDAFERIGKIEIPELIPILASPKTEYYRNKMGFTFSNNRWLTTEEIAAEDESTVLDKRGLGFHLPGRWDKILDIEKCYLQRDPSNRIREAIKDYGMMHNLPFFDLRDQEGFLRLMTTRIANTNDIMLIIQFYENREKEIKDMMEYLKAEFPEITSLNYVINPKGNDTIYDLDVINYSGHPYIVEEMEGLSFRVGPKSFFQTNSTQAYNLYCIARDFADASKDDVLYDLYTGTGTIALFMARSVKEVIGIESVAGAIEDAHINAKLNDIQNAKFYVGDMKNLFNDKFLASQSKPDVIITDPPRAGMHEDVCKMLLKIQCPKIVYVSCNPATQARDIAILSSKYKLEKIQPVDMFPHTTHVENVALLTLK